Sequence from the Candidatus Zixiibacteriota bacterium genome:
TTGAAGCCGGAACCGTCGAGGCCCCGACGGATCTCCCGCACACGGAAATCCATCATGTCAGAAGGAGCCAGAATATCCGCTCCTGCGGAAGCATGAGCAATCGCCATCTTTGCCAGAACTTTTAAAGTCGCATCGTTGTCAATCTTATCATTTTTGATAAGTCCACAGTGGCCGTGTTCGGTATAGGCACACAGACAGATATCGACACCGATCAAAAGATCACCGGAGAACTCCCTGCGGAGCCTTTCGACAGCACGTACAACCGGATTCTGGGCCGAAAAAGCCATGCTCGCACGGGCATCCTTTTTGTCGCTGAGGCCGAACAGCATGATATTTCTTATACCCAGCTTGAGATCTTTTTCGATCTTCCGCACGAGTGTGTCGACGCTGTGACGCTCGATCCCGGGCATAGATTCAATCTTCTCGATCTTGCTTTTTCCGGGAAGCACAAAGTACGGCTGTATCATACCGGCTGTCGAGAGACGTGTTTCCGCCGCCAAATTCCGCGTCAGTTTCGAAGCACGCAGACGACGGGGGCGATTCAATTCATCCGAACTCAAAGCACCTGCCATAACCACTCCAAATTTGAATTGGGCAGTTCCCAGTCGACCCGCAGACCGCATTCCTCAAGTTTCGCACTTGTGCTGGGGCCGATGGAAATCACTATCCACTCATCGGGAATATCTATATAAGCACGGAGGTACTCGACTGTCAAGGGCGAGGTGAAACAAGCATAATCGATTTCCGATGGATCAACTTCCGGGAGATTTTCTTTCTCCTCCGGCATGGAATCATAGATCTCGAGTCGCTCGATCTGCCAGCCGGAGATTTCCAGGGTCTCCTGGATTTTAGTCGGCGCTTTCCGGCTGACCGGGAGAAGAGCTTTAAGAGGTTTCCCGGCAAATGCGGATTTCAAATGACTGGCCAGACCGGCACCAGTGGCGACCGGCGAAACAATGACCTTTTTAGATTCAAACCGGACCGCCTCCATGGCGGTCTTTTCGCCCACTACTGCGACCAGCTTGTCTCGGGCGAATTTAGGATCGACACCCTCTTTGTGCATTAGTTCGAAGAAATAATTGATCGAATTGGCGCTGGTAAAAATCAGCATATCATAATCATCGAGCCTGCTTTTGATACCATCCCAGCCGGGAGGATTTTCAAGAGGAACGAGCTTGTTGACAGGAAAGGGAACGGTCTCCACATCCCTGAGTGCGAGTTTTGATATCAACGGTTGAGACTTCTGCGGAGAACGGGTTATCAAAAGCTTTCTTTTGGAATCGTTGTCATGACCATGAAATTTCAACCGCGCTTTCATCTCGCGTGATTTGATTTGCGCGAACCCGTCCCGGATCAGGTCGTGCAGATTAGAAGAACTCCCCTCTGCCCTCACAGATTCCGCTGATTTGTCAGGCAGTTGAAACGACCAGTAGGCTGTCAATTCCCACTCGTCACCCGGCTGTGTGACGATCGCGCCCAATGGCAGATGACATCCGCCTCCGCAGAGCTGGAGCAGATTGCGCTCAGCCCAGACAGCCATCTGCGTCTCGATATGATTAAGACGCACGACAGCTTCATAGACTTCCAGATCAGCCGAACGGGTTTCCACCGCCAGCGCACCCTGGGCTGGTGAAGGAATGATCATATCAATATCCAGAACGATCTTTTCGAGATCATCGATATCTACTCCCAGTCGAAGCAGACCGGCATTGGCAATCATGATCGCATCGTATTCGCCCCGGCGAAGCTTGTCCAGCCGGGTGGTGATATTGCCGCGCAGTTCGCGCACCTCGAGGTCCGGCCTGAGCGAGCGAATCTGTGCCTGGCGGCGAATTGCGCTGGTGCCGATCGTGAGACCCTGCTTTAAAAACAGAGGTTTATCGCGATCGATTTTCTCGCGCTTGGTTAGCAATGCTTCCTGAAAGTTTTCTCTCTCTGGAATCGCCGCGATTCGGAGCCCGTGAGGTTGTTCAAGAGGCAGATCCTTGAGCGAGTGGACCGCGATATCCGTTTGCAGGTCGATCAGCGACTGCTCGATCTCCTTGGTGAAAAAACCTGCTCCCGAAACCTGCGAGAGCGG
This genomic interval carries:
- the hemC gene encoding hydroxymethylbilane synthase; protein product: MYKIATRGSQLALAQSGMIKDMLRQRSGFEAELQIVKTEGDRIKDIPLSQVSGAGFFTKEIEQSLIDLQTDIAVHSLKDLPLEQPHGLRIAAIPERENFQEALLTKREKIDRDKPLFLKQGLTIGTSAIRRQAQIRSLRPDLEVRELRGNITTRLDKLRRGEYDAIMIANAGLLRLGVDIDDLEKIVLDIDMIIPSPAQGALAVETRSADLEVYEAVVRLNHIETQMAVWAERNLLQLCGGGCHLPLGAIVTQPGDEWELTAYWSFQLPDKSAESVRAEGSSSNLHDLIRDGFAQIKSREMKARLKFHGHDNDSKRKLLITRSPQKSQPLISKLALRDVETVPFPVNKLVPLENPPGWDGIKSRLDDYDMLIFTSANSINYFFELMHKEGVDPKFARDKLVAVVGEKTAMEAVRFESKKVIVSPVATGAGLASHLKSAFAGKPLKALLPVSRKAPTKIQETLEISGWQIERLEIYDSMPEEKENLPEVDPSEIDYACFTSPLTVEYLRAYIDIPDEWIVISIGPSTSAKLEECGLRVDWELPNSNLEWLWQVL
- the hemB gene encoding porphobilinogen synthase, which encodes MAGALSSDELNRPRRLRASKLTRNLAAETRLSTAGMIQPYFVLPGKSKIEKIESMPGIERHSVDTLVRKIEKDLKLGIRNIMLFGLSDKKDARASMAFSAQNPVVRAVERLRREFSGDLLIGVDICLCAYTEHGHCGLIKNDKIDNDATLKVLAKMAIAHASAGADILAPSDMMDFRVREIRRGLDGSGFKDSLIMSYTAKYASAYYGPFREAADSAPSFGDRKTYQMDYRNSREAKKELELDLTEGADIVMVKPALPYLDIISLFRRNTALPVAAYNVSGEYAQAKLAVRAGLANERELVLENLTSIARAGADIILTYHLRDILENRWLDE